A single Dehalococcoidia bacterium DNA region contains:
- a CDS encoding type II toxin-antitoxin system Phd/YefM family antitoxin: MARRVSSREAQNRFGELLRTVVHTKEPVIVERHGKPYAEVIAPELVEEFQREAGRDWAVFEGGWQRNAAIDPDEVYRDVTEVVEAVRREWYERAQAAQRRC; this comes from the coding sequence ATGGCGCGGCGCGTGTCATCCCGGGAGGCGCAGAACCGGTTCGGCGAACTGTTGAGAACGGTCGTTCACACCAAGGAGCCGGTGATCGTCGAGCGCCACGGCAAGCCGTACGCAGAGGTGATCGCCCCGGAGCTGGTTGAGGAGTTCCAGCGCGAAGCTGGCCGCGATTGGGCAGTTTTTGAGGGAGGCTGGCAACGCAACGCCGCGATCGACCCGGACGAGGTGTATCGAGACGTAACGGAGGTCGTCGAAGCAGTTCGTCGAGAATGGTATGAGCGAGCGCAGGCTGCTCAGCGCCGTTGTTGA
- a CDS encoding ABC transporter substrate-binding protein produces the protein MVMRIGRLALVLALTAAACAPAASPQPGAPAPQETRAERQHLRVAVKGIFGNPTPQASATLHFVYYPLYDTLTKLSEGYQVTPWVAERWALQGDAAAWRFSLRRDMSWPDGSKLTAEDVAFTLETVIKSRWPQLPYFENVTGAHVVDEYTVDFLLRQPDMSVPAAANFLWIIPKKYYESVGFDGFVQKPMGSGPYELVSFRNTEGVHYRKRPQPHAFRKAVAEEITFTVIAENAQIINGLRTGEIDLALDVNFTAEQANALKQANMDVHVGLSTLQYIALPQGVNELRRTPFTDKRVRQALWYAINREAIATTLFQGYAQPAISVAVPGTAYHDPTIPLPPYDPARARQLLAEAGYPNGFRLPVGLGYTTAFNPQDVVVAIQSNLRDVGIEFTVTPNERAVAVDKAYGRNNLQKEDIWMGRQGDPLGFGGNRTFFGCGKPVGDPSALYWCNPEWDRLMDQAYAEPDERRRADILKRAARIQVEDAYIQALYVEPLFGVAGPKTRGFKPDHPLYFHFDAAYKIN, from the coding sequence ATGGTTATGCGCATTGGTCGTCTTGCTCTCGTCCTCGCGCTGACGGCGGCCGCCTGCGCTCCTGCCGCGTCGCCGCAGCCGGGTGCGCCGGCGCCCCAAGAAACCCGCGCCGAACGGCAGCACCTGCGCGTCGCCGTCAAGGGCATCTTCGGCAACCCCACGCCGCAAGCGTCGGCTACGCTCCATTTTGTCTATTACCCGCTCTACGACACGCTGACAAAGCTGAGCGAAGGCTATCAGGTGACGCCGTGGGTCGCTGAGCGCTGGGCGCTCCAAGGCGACGCGGCGGCGTGGCGCTTCTCCCTCCGGCGAGATATGAGCTGGCCCGACGGCTCGAAGCTGACGGCAGAGGATGTCGCTTTTACGCTTGAGACGGTCATCAAGAGCCGCTGGCCGCAGCTGCCGTATTTCGAAAACGTCACCGGCGCCCACGTCGTCGATGAGTACACCGTCGATTTTCTGCTCCGTCAGCCGGACATGAGCGTTCCGGCGGCGGCGAACTTCCTCTGGATCATTCCGAAGAAGTACTACGAGAGTGTCGGCTTCGACGGCTTCGTCCAGAAGCCGATGGGAAGCGGACCGTATGAGCTCGTCAGCTTCCGCAATACGGAAGGCGTGCACTACCGCAAGCGGCCGCAGCCTCACGCGTTCCGGAAAGCGGTGGCCGAAGAGATCACGTTTACGGTGATCGCGGAGAATGCGCAGATCATCAACGGCTTGCGCACCGGCGAGATCGACCTCGCGCTCGATGTCAACTTCACGGCGGAGCAGGCGAACGCGCTCAAGCAGGCGAACATGGATGTTCATGTCGGCCTGAGCACGCTCCAATACATCGCGCTGCCGCAGGGGGTCAACGAACTGCGCAGGACGCCGTTTACCGACAAGCGGGTGCGTCAGGCGCTCTGGTACGCGATCAATCGCGAAGCGATCGCCACGACCTTGTTCCAAGGCTATGCCCAGCCGGCGATCTCAGTCGCGGTGCCGGGGACAGCCTACCACGACCCAACGATCCCGCTCCCGCCATACGACCCGGCGCGGGCGCGCCAGCTCCTTGCGGAAGCAGGCTATCCGAACGGCTTCCGGCTGCCGGTCGGCCTCGGCTACACCACGGCGTTCAATCCGCAGGACGTGGTCGTCGCCATTCAGTCCAACCTCCGCGATGTCGGGATCGAATTCACGGTCACGCCGAATGAGCGGGCGGTAGCGGTCGACAAGGCGTACGGTCGGAACAACCTCCAGAAAGAAGATATCTGGATGGGCCGCCAAGGCGACCCCCTCGGCTTCGGCGGGAACCGCACGTTCTTCGGCTGCGGCAAGCCGGTGGGCGACCCGTCGGCGCTTTACTGGTGCAACCCGGAGTGGGATCGGCTGATGGACCAAGCCTACGCCGAACCGGATGAGCGCAGGCGCGCCGACATCCTGAAGCGGGCCGCGCGGATCCAAGTGGAGGATGCATATATTCAGGCGCTCTATGTCGAGCCGCTCTTCGGCGTCGCCGGCCCGAAGACCCGCGGCTTCAAGCCGGACCATCCCCTCTATTTCCACTTCGACGCAGCGTACAAGATCAACTGA
- a CDS encoding ABC transporter substrate-binding protein, with the protein MSRLPRLLILTALVAAACAPTPPGQTGATGPAAGATPAPSEIADTITIGYPVSLPSLDPHPVVAQTGAFAFDPIYDQLVRYDRNGQIQPWLARAWRSVDRLTWEFTLREGVTFSNGEPFDATVAKWNFDRFMSPETRAIERPTFATVDRVEAPNPTTFRVITRQEDPLLVRRFNLLRMIPPKHFEAVGAAEFQGSKAVGTGPYKVVEYVQGDRVVYEGWDGSWRGKGKTKRLVLRFTPDRTTLQAGMRTGDLDAAFDLMADQIITLKGMGFTVTEGVFPGAWYMEFNTIGGHPALRDKRVRLALNYAIDRETIAKTLFRGLVTPAWQMASPAANGYQRDLPNYPYDLQRAKQLMAEAGYANTPIKLKAILTAGGRTFSEAVVGMWKELGVELELQLVDFAVFVERSNIGPIEDIHVSRSTDGDVRDADAAYQFIENVANRVEARVTWRNERFAQLYNAQRTEVDPNRRAQLLKEMVTLVYEEAPVAPVYYPALAWTVNPKVRDVFAAPDTSLDLAAIYKLK; encoded by the coding sequence ATGTCTCGCCTGCCGCGGTTACTGATCCTCACGGCCCTCGTCGCCGCTGCCTGCGCCCCGACCCCGCCGGGCCAAACCGGCGCGACCGGCCCTGCCGCCGGCGCAACCCCTGCGCCCTCGGAGATCGCCGACACGATCACTATCGGCTACCCGGTCTCTCTCCCCAGTCTCGACCCGCACCCGGTCGTCGCCCAGACCGGCGCCTTCGCCTTCGACCCCATCTACGACCAGCTCGTCCGCTACGACCGCAACGGCCAGATCCAGCCTTGGCTGGCCCGCGCCTGGCGTTCTGTCGACCGGCTCACTTGGGAGTTCACCCTCCGCGAGGGCGTCACGTTCTCAAACGGCGAACCGTTCGACGCCACTGTCGCCAAGTGGAATTTCGACCGCTTCATGAGCCCCGAAACCCGCGCCATCGAGCGGCCCACCTTCGCCACTGTCGACCGCGTCGAAGCGCCGAACCCGACCACCTTCCGCGTCATCACCCGCCAAGAGGACCCGCTCCTCGTCCGCCGCTTCAACCTGCTGCGCATGATCCCGCCGAAGCATTTCGAGGCGGTCGGTGCCGCCGAGTTCCAAGGCTCGAAGGCTGTCGGCACCGGCCCCTATAAGGTCGTGGAGTACGTCCAAGGCGACCGGGTCGTCTACGAAGGGTGGGACGGCTCCTGGCGCGGCAAGGGGAAGACAAAGCGCCTCGTCCTCCGCTTCACCCCCGACCGCACCACCCTCCAAGCGGGGATGCGCACCGGCGATCTCGACGCCGCCTTTGACCTGATGGCCGACCAGATCATCACCCTCAAAGGCATGGGCTTCACTGTCACCGAGGGCGTCTTCCCTGGCGCGTGGTATATGGAGTTCAACACCATCGGCGGCCATCCTGCGCTGCGCGACAAGCGCGTCCGCCTCGCCCTCAACTACGCCATCGACCGCGAGACGATCGCCAAGACCCTCTTCCGCGGCCTCGTCACCCCCGCTTGGCAGATGGCCAGCCCCGCCGCCAACGGCTACCAGCGCGACCTCCCCAACTATCCCTACGACCTCCAGCGCGCGAAGCAGCTGATGGCAGAAGCCGGCTATGCCAACACTCCAATCAAGCTGAAGGCCATCCTGACCGCCGGCGGCCGCACCTTCTCTGAGGCCGTCGTCGGCATGTGGAAAGAGCTCGGCGTCGAACTCGAGCTCCAGCTCGTCGACTTCGCCGTCTTCGTCGAGCGCTCGAACATCGGGCCGATCGAAGACATCCACGTCAGCCGCTCCACCGACGGGGATGTCCGCGACGCCGATGCCGCCTACCAGTTCATCGAGAACGTCGCCAACCGCGTCGAGGCGCGCGTCACTTGGCGCAACGAGCGCTTCGCCCAGCTCTACAACGCCCAGCGCACCGAGGTCGACCCCAACCGGCGCGCCCAGCTGCTCAAGGAGATGGTCACCCTCGTCTACGAGGAGGCGCCCGTCGCTCCTGTCTACTACCCCGCTCTCGCCTGGACGGTCAACCCCAAGGTGCGCGACGTCTTCGCCGCGCCGGACACTTCGCTCGACCTTGCGGCGATCTACAAGCTGAAGTGA
- a CDS encoding VOC family protein: MSSRTTLLGVHLAARDPERSRAFYTALGYQPLPGAPNTLALAWRPECRLVITPATSGDPAPDFLSRGVLAIDFYTRDLDEAIATLTARGATVWSGPVDYRFGAKPVRHAMLLGPDGERIGLMQVDRPAFATWRGDTLFSEPGLCPIGAPPEALTFYTDLLGWQVASDTSLDSVPMRQLTKLPDSVSIRLVLLDTGGPSQPRLELLIPDLPLPPTKPGRGFLGFDDGSGHAGLYDPHTGITYSIPQPRTAPAR; this comes from the coding sequence GTGAGCTCCCGCACCACCCTGCTCGGCGTCCACCTCGCAGCGCGCGATCCGGAGCGGTCGCGCGCTTTCTACACTGCCCTCGGCTACCAGCCCCTGCCCGGCGCGCCGAACACCCTCGCCCTCGCGTGGCGCCCTGAGTGCCGCCTCGTCATCACCCCGGCAACCAGCGGCGACCCCGCGCCGGATTTTCTCTCGCGCGGGGTGCTGGCGATCGACTTCTACACCCGCGATCTCGACGAAGCGATCGCGACCCTCACCGCCCGCGGCGCCACGGTCTGGTCTGGACCGGTCGATTACCGCTTCGGGGCCAAACCGGTGCGCCACGCGATGCTCCTCGGTCCGGACGGCGAGCGGATCGGGCTGATGCAGGTCGACCGCCCCGCCTTCGCCACTTGGCGGGGCGACACCCTCTTCTCCGAGCCCGGGCTCTGCCCGATCGGCGCCCCGCCCGAGGCGCTCACCTTCTACACCGACCTGCTCGGCTGGCAGGTCGCGAGCGACACCTCGCTCGACTCTGTCCCCATGCGCCAGCTGACCAAGCTGCCCGACAGCGTCTCGATCCGGCTCGTGCTGCTCGACACCGGCGGCCCCTCCCAGCCGCGTCTCGAGCTGCTCATCCCCGACCTCCCCCTCCCGCCGACTAAGCCAGGGCGCGGCTTCCTCGGGTTTGACGACGGCTCCGGCCATGCCGGGCTGTACGACCCCCACACCGGCATCACGTACAGCATCCCGCAGCCGCGAACTGCTCCAGCGCGGTGA
- a CDS encoding gluconokinase, with product MTAPALLGIDIGTSSCRAALWSPDGQRLGGIARVRYHPDLTPDGGATLDPDALVAAVLRMLDRLPLTRPVAAVGLATFWHSLLGIGRDGRPVTPLLLWLDRRSDPDAEQLRAQFDSAAIHARTGCPIHSSYWPAKLHWLRRTHPAAFAAAARWCSFGDYLAEQLTGQCGGTSRALASATGLFDQTAGRWDPDLCAAVGVAPDQLPPVVSPAALAPLLPPFAARWPAVARIPWLPASGDGAASNVGAGCLTPDRLTIMVGTSAAARVAWRGSAAVAAGLWRYQLDDERVILGGALNDGGSLLDWLRRTLRLPRRAALEEAVAAFPPTAHQLTVLPAWGGERSPRWRLAVRGALLGARLETTPIAIYRAALEAIALQLGRIVALLDAALSAPVRTVVATGSALLGSPALQQILADVIGRPLQRSAVPEASSRGAALLAAERVGLLRTPLDALPPPVDGVIEPIAARAASYREALARLIAAERALEEAALIG from the coding sequence GTGACCGCCCCCGCCCTCCTCGGCATCGATATCGGCACCTCCTCCTGCCGCGCTGCGCTCTGGAGCCCGGACGGACAGCGCCTCGGCGGCATCGCGCGCGTCCGCTACCATCCTGACCTCACCCCGGACGGCGGCGCGACCCTCGACCCCGACGCGCTGGTTGCCGCCGTCCTCCGCATGCTCGACCGCCTGCCGCTCACCCGGCCCGTGGCAGCGGTCGGCCTCGCCACCTTCTGGCACAGCCTCCTCGGCATCGGGCGCGACGGCCGCCCCGTCACCCCGCTCCTCCTCTGGCTCGACCGGCGCAGCGACCCCGATGCCGAACAGCTGCGCGCCCAGTTCGACAGCGCCGCCATCCACGCGCGCACCGGCTGCCCCATTCACTCGTCCTACTGGCCGGCGAAGCTCCACTGGCTCCGCCGCACCCACCCGGCAGCGTTCGCCGCGGCAGCGCGTTGGTGCTCCTTCGGCGACTACCTCGCCGAGCAGCTGACCGGGCAATGCGGGGGCACCAGCCGCGCTCTCGCCTCCGCTACCGGCTTGTTCGACCAGACCGCAGGGCGCTGGGACCCCGACCTGTGCGCAGCGGTCGGCGTCGCTCCCGACCAGCTGCCCCCGGTCGTCTCGCCCGCCGCGCTCGCCCCGCTCCTTCCTCCCTTCGCCGCCCGCTGGCCGGCAGTTGCGCGCATCCCCTGGCTGCCGGCCAGCGGCGACGGCGCGGCGAGCAATGTCGGCGCCGGCTGCTTGACCCCCGACCGGCTCACGATCATGGTCGGCACCTCAGCGGCCGCGCGCGTTGCTTGGCGGGGGAGCGCTGCCGTCGCCGCCGGGCTCTGGCGCTACCAGCTCGATGACGAGCGCGTCATTCTCGGCGGCGCGCTGAACGACGGCGGCAGTCTGCTCGACTGGCTGCGGCGGACGCTTCGGCTGCCGCGCCGTGCCGCGCTCGAGGAGGCAGTCGCGGCCTTCCCGCCGACTGCCCACCAGCTGACCGTCCTTCCCGCATGGGGAGGCGAGCGCAGCCCGCGGTGGCGACTGGCCGTCCGCGGCGCGCTGCTCGGCGCGCGGCTGGAGACGACACCGATCGCGATCTACCGCGCCGCGCTCGAGGCCATCGCCCTCCAGCTCGGCCGCATCGTCGCCCTGCTCGACGCTGCGCTCTCCGCCCCGGTCCGCACGGTCGTGGCAACCGGCAGCGCCCTGCTCGGCTCGCCGGCGCTGCAGCAGATCCTCGCCGATGTGATCGGACGTCCGCTGCAGCGCTCCGCTGTGCCCGAAGCCTCGAGCCGGGGTGCGGCGCTTCTCGCTGCCGAGCGCGTCGGCCTGCTGAGAACGCCGCTCGACGCCCTGCCGCCGCCGGTCGACGGTGTCATCGAGCCGATCGCCGCCCGGGCCGCATCCTATCGCGAGGCACTTGCGCGCCTGATCGCCGCCGAGCGCGCGCTTGAAGAGGCAGCGCTTATCGGCTGA
- a CDS encoding MFS transporter — protein sequence MQLAFLGGSFAVGVFNAFNVYTISLWLTAFTTSYVLISLIANSRTFLGAVVSPIAGAWSDRVYLGWLGRRRPFILIGGVLGALLLGLTPAIARLDVAIGGLPPEMARLLPIVVAIGLFTIAFNMQDDVQKALLADLTEGPARERLSSFSVVTDMGGQVFILALGFLLSREGIEEGFFLVAAGLIAGGVLVTVLGVREPSPEQWDRAALVHGPRLPLRRLAADYRSAAIFCAAVFCYWAGVNAVLPLVSIYTRDILGATPGEAQLLPALLLLSTTVFAVPVGLLGTRFGKRRILAAGYCILALAALFALVITTREQGALVFIFAGIGNAASMVLTIPLLADLVPRHHMGAASGILAACTSISAPLSSVIAGTLADLLGPRAIFLVMTAMTLIALALLPAVRPQPGPALALGD from the coding sequence GTGCAGTTGGCGTTCTTAGGGGGAAGCTTCGCTGTTGGCGTGTTCAACGCGTTCAACGTTTACACCATCTCGCTCTGGCTCACGGCGTTCACGACCTCCTACGTGCTGATCAGCCTGATCGCGAACTCGCGCACCTTTCTTGGCGCGGTGGTCTCGCCGATTGCGGGGGCATGGTCTGATCGGGTCTATCTTGGCTGGCTCGGCCGCCGCCGGCCGTTCATCCTTATTGGGGGCGTCCTCGGCGCGCTGCTGCTCGGCCTAACCCCTGCCATTGCCCGCCTCGACGTGGCGATCGGCGGACTGCCCCCTGAGATGGCGCGGCTGCTGCCGATCGTGGTCGCTATCGGGCTGTTCACGATCGCCTTCAACATGCAGGATGACGTCCAGAAAGCGCTGCTCGCCGACCTGACAGAAGGGCCGGCGCGCGAGCGGCTGTCGTCGTTTTCGGTCGTCACCGATATGGGGGGGCAGGTGTTCATCCTCGCGCTCGGCTTCCTGCTGAGCCGAGAGGGGATCGAGGAAGGGTTTTTCCTCGTAGCCGCCGGGCTGATTGCGGGCGGGGTGCTGGTAACGGTTCTTGGGGTGCGCGAGCCCTCGCCGGAGCAGTGGGACCGCGCTGCGCTTGTCCATGGGCCCCGGCTGCCGCTGCGGCGCCTCGCCGCCGACTACCGCAGCGCCGCGATTTTCTGCGCTGCGGTCTTCTGCTATTGGGCAGGGGTGAACGCGGTGCTGCCGCTGGTGTCGATCTACACCCGGGATATTCTCGGCGCGACCCCGGGCGAAGCGCAGCTCTTGCCGGCGCTGCTCTTGCTGAGCACAACCGTCTTTGCAGTTCCAGTTGGGCTGCTGGGGACGCGCTTCGGCAAGCGGCGCATTCTGGCGGCCGGCTATTGCATCCTTGCGCTTGCCGCGCTCTTTGCGCTCGTCATCACCACCCGCGAGCAAGGAGCGCTGGTCTTCATCTTCGCCGGCATCGGCAATGCCGCCAGCATGGTGCTCACTATCCCGCTGCTCGCCGATCTGGTGCCGCGTCATCACATGGGGGCCGCGAGCGGGATCTTGGCGGCCTGCACCTCGATCTCGGCGCCGCTCTCGAGCGTGATCGCGGGGACGCTCGCCGATCTGCTCGGTCCGCGGGCGATCTTTCTCGTCATGACGGCGATGACGCTCATCGCGCTGGCGCTGCTGCCGGCGGTGCGGCCCCAGCCGGGCCCTGCGCTCGCGCTGGGCGACTGA
- a CDS encoding class I SAM-dependent methyltransferase, whose protein sequence is MNVQPARAPQDPRARAAMEQVPLDVVPPKPVITLDNIFDPETDYEKWMMRLVWTDRERGQKVRDEWVATLPYFDGPADNSDILPPGAPPPNVPLHWLKTPIHFTPLPDPRYTRSVYIAKNYFTFTRIEPAQELFARIYAGWKPKRILDVGTGLGTSAMALARLFPNAEVIGIDLAPHFIRFARKWAEREKIPNVTFYLQHAGETCFPDGSFDIVNESYVLHEMPQPESAKIIHEMKRVLRSGGRASWVDVIYDDTEEERQARVQRAKAAEPFLGEYMKLNLEQAVRAAGFINIAKLRDPSWDCMAITGIKL, encoded by the coding sequence ATGAACGTGCAGCCCGCCCGCGCGCCGCAAGATCCGCGCGCCCGCGCCGCGATGGAGCAGGTCCCGCTCGACGTCGTCCCGCCGAAGCCGGTCATTACGCTCGACAACATCTTCGACCCGGAGACCGACTACGAGAAGTGGATGATGCGGCTTGTCTGGACCGACCGCGAGCGGGGCCAGAAAGTGCGCGACGAATGGGTCGCCACCCTGCCGTACTTCGACGGCCCAGCGGACAACTCTGATATCCTGCCGCCCGGCGCGCCACCGCCGAATGTTCCGCTGCACTGGCTGAAAACCCCGATCCACTTCACGCCTCTGCCCGACCCGCGCTACACCCGCTCCGTCTACATCGCCAAGAACTACTTCACCTTCACCCGCATCGAGCCCGCCCAAGAGCTGTTCGCCCGCATCTACGCCGGCTGGAAGCCGAAGCGCATCCTCGATGTCGGCACCGGCCTCGGCACCTCGGCGATGGCGCTCGCGCGCCTCTTTCCCAACGCCGAGGTGATCGGGATCGACCTCGCGCCCCACTTCATCCGGTTCGCCCGCAAGTGGGCCGAGCGCGAGAAGATCCCGAACGTCACTTTCTACCTCCAGCATGCCGGCGAGACCTGCTTCCCGGACGGCAGCTTCGATATCGTCAACGAAAGCTACGTGCTCCACGAGATGCCGCAGCCCGAGAGCGCCAAAATCATCCACGAGATGAAGCGCGTACTCCGCAGCGGCGGCCGCGCCAGCTGGGTCGATGTCATCTACGACGACACCGAGGAGGAGCGCCAAGCGCGGGTTCAGCGCGCCAAAGCAGCCGAGCCGTTCCTCGGCGAGTATATGAAGCTGAACCTTGAGCAAGCGGTGCGCGCCGCCGGCTTCATCAACATCGCCAAGCTGCGCGACCCAAGCTGGGACTGCATGGCGATCACGGGAATCAAGCTGTAG
- a CDS encoding MinD/ParA family protein, translated as MTTIIAIHSFRGGTGKSNLTSNLAATIALAGKRVGVIDTDIQSPGIHVLFGMDESQIVRSLNDYLWGRCRIEETAYDVTHRVGQATQGALFLIPSSIKAGEIARILREGYDVSLLNDGFRELGKRLRLDYLFIDTHPGLNEETLLSIAISEILILIMRPDRQDFQGTAVTVDVARKLDVPKMLLVINKALPSFDLAQLKRQVEETYRAPVAGILPLSEEVVRLASSDLFSIRFPDDPWSVEIRKIAQQIMD; from the coding sequence GTGACCACGATCATCGCGATCCACTCTTTTCGCGGCGGGACCGGCAAGTCCAACCTGACTTCGAACCTGGCGGCAACGATTGCGCTCGCTGGAAAGCGCGTTGGGGTCATCGACACCGATATCCAATCTCCGGGCATCCACGTCCTCTTCGGGATGGACGAGAGCCAGATAGTCCGCTCGCTGAACGATTATCTCTGGGGGCGCTGCCGGATCGAGGAAACCGCCTACGACGTCACCCACCGCGTCGGCCAAGCGACCCAAGGAGCGCTTTTTCTCATCCCCTCGAGCATTAAGGCCGGCGAGATCGCGCGCATTCTGCGCGAAGGCTACGACGTCTCGCTCCTCAACGACGGCTTCCGAGAGCTCGGCAAGCGGCTGCGTCTTGACTACCTTTTTATCGACACCCATCCCGGGCTGAATGAGGAGACACTCCTCTCGATCGCCATCTCGGAGATCCTCATCCTGATCATGCGCCCCGATCGCCAAGACTTCCAGGGCACGGCCGTGACGGTGGATGTGGCGCGCAAGCTCGATGTGCCCAAGATGCTGCTGGTGATCAACAAGGCGCTGCCCTCCTTCGACCTCGCACAGTTGAAACGCCAGGTCGAAGAGACCTATCGCGCGCCTGTCGCCGGCATCCTGCCCCTCTCGGAAGAAGTCGTCCGCCTCGCCTCGAGCGACCTGTTCAGCATCCGCTTCCCGGACGACCCGTGGAGCGTCGAGATTCGCAAGATCGCTCAGCAGATCATGGACTAG
- a CDS encoding DNA methyltransferase translates to MRAAASPSLRRRDPSWDYAGKASKRLTHGLHPYPAMMIPHVAARLIELLSQPGDLVLDPFCGSGSVLVEAIAAGRRAIGVDLNPLAVLIARAKTTPVPAAALTAAIASVEAALPRFLADPPPPPPVPRLDFWFKPDVIRALAALRAAIFAAHEPARAVLQATFSEVVRLASNARSSEFKLHRYPPERLVRHQPDPVALFRARAARNAALLATFAPTAPAEVWLADSRQPLPGLADSTVDAVITSPPYGDSRTTVAYGQFSRLSAQWLGIVGDRDLDPSLLGGARTRAPIPSSPHLEATLAAIACRDRRRASDVAAFYVDMAACLAEIARVLRPGGLAALVVGNRRVKGVQIPTDLILADLAVPLGLLPREVIIRRIPTKRLPSRNSPSNIPGTVGETMSHEHILILERGAPAAPRHAATERDHHENRAPSQRPAHAAAATRQA, encoded by the coding sequence ATGCGTGCCGCTGCCTCTCCTTCGCTCCGTCGCCGCGATCCCAGTTGGGACTACGCCGGCAAGGCGAGCAAACGGCTGACCCACGGCCTTCATCCCTATCCGGCGATGATGATCCCCCACGTCGCCGCGCGTCTTATCGAACTGCTCTCTCAGCCGGGCGACCTCGTTCTCGACCCGTTCTGCGGGTCAGGCAGCGTTCTTGTCGAGGCGATCGCTGCCGGCCGCCGCGCGATCGGCGTCGACCTCAACCCCCTCGCGGTCCTGATCGCCCGCGCCAAGACCACCCCCGTGCCCGCTGCCGCGCTCACAGCAGCGATCGCCTCCGTTGAGGCTGCGCTCCCCCGCTTCCTTGCCGACCCGCCGCCGCCGCCGCCGGTGCCGCGCCTCGACTTCTGGTTCAAGCCCGACGTCATCCGGGCACTCGCCGCGCTCCGCGCCGCCATCTTCGCCGCGCACGAGCCCGCCCGCGCCGTCCTGCAGGCGACCTTCTCCGAGGTCGTCCGCCTCGCTTCAAACGCCCGCTCCTCCGAGTTCAAGCTCCACCGCTATCCGCCGGAGCGCCTTGTCCGTCACCAGCCCGATCCTGTCGCCCTCTTTCGCGCTCGGGCCGCGCGCAATGCTGCTCTTCTCGCCACCTTCGCCCCGACCGCGCCGGCGGAGGTCTGGCTCGCCGATTCCCGCCAGCCGCTCCCCGGTCTCGCCGACAGCACGGTCGACGCCGTCATCACTTCGCCGCCCTATGGCGACAGCCGGACAACGGTCGCGTACGGGCAGTTCTCACGCCTTTCCGCCCAGTGGCTCGGGATCGTCGGCGACCGCGACCTCGACCCCTCCCTGCTCGGCGGCGCCCGAACCCGCGCGCCGATCCCGTCTTCCCCCCACCTTGAGGCGACGCTCGCCGCCATCGCCTGCCGCGACCGGCGGCGCGCCAGCGATGTCGCCGCATTTTATGTCGATATGGCAGCGTGTCTCGCTGAGATCGCCCGCGTCCTTCGGCCGGGCGGGCTCGCGGCGCTGGTCGTCGGCAATCGGCGCGTCAAGGGCGTCCAGATCCCGACGGACCTTATCCTCGCTGACCTCGCCGTCCCGCTCGGGCTCCTGCCTCGCGAGGTGATCATCCGCCGCATTCCGACGAAGCGCCTGCCGAGCCGCAACAGCCCGAGCAACATCCCGGGCACGGTCGGCGAGACGATGAGCCACGAGCATATCCTCATTCTCGAACGCGGCGCGCCAGCCGCCCCCCGACACGCCGCGACTGAGCGGGATCACCACGAGAACCGCGCCCCCTCGCAACGCCCTGCTCACGCCGCTGCAGCGACCCGGCAGGCCTAG